The genomic interval AGAGGTGGTCGCTCAGGTCGGTGATGATGAAATCACGCGTCAGGAATGGCTGCATGCCATTGAAGTCCGCCACGGAAAAGAAGTGCTTCAGCAGCTGATCAATCAGTCAGTCATGGAGCAGTCAGCAGAGAATTATGACGTAGCCGTATCAGAAGAAGAGCTGGATCAGGAATTATCCATGCTGCGTTCTGTCCTGAATGTCTATGATCAGGCTTCACTGCCGAATGAAGATGTGCTAAAACAGGAACTGAAAACCGAATTAATTTTAGAGAAGCTGATTACAACTGAAGCGGAACTGTCTGAAGAAGATTTGCGTACATACTATGAAGAGAATGAATCACTTTATTCAGTGCCTGCGATGTACCGGCTTTCTCAAATTGTAGTGCCGACTCAGGAAGATGCTGATAAAGCACTTGAAGAATTAGAGAATGGATCCTCGTTTGAAGCGGTCGCGAGGGAGCGGTCCATTGATCCTGTTACTGCCAGTCAGGGAGGCCAGCTCGGGTTTATTCCGGAAAATACAGATACAGTAGATACGGCCATTTTAGATGCAGCAGAAAGCGTATCACCAGGTGAATATTCAGATGCTTTTCAAACGGCTGATGGACTGACAATTGTTTATCTTCATGAAGAGGTGCCGGGCGTTGATTTTGAATTTGAAGAAGTTCGCGGTAAGATTGAGCGTCAGCTGGCACTTGAGCAAATGAGTACACCGGTAACCGCTGAATCCTTTTGGGATGAATACTCAATTGACTGGTTCTACGGCCCGGTTGAATAATCAAAATAGTTGAAATTTTAAATGTTAATTGTTACATTTGCAGTATGTAAAACCGATCACATTACTAGGGATTAGGAGTGAGGAAAATGGTACGCATTGCAAATAATATTTCTGAATTAGTAGGGCAGACGCCAATCGTAAAATTAAATCGGCTGACTGATGAAAACTCAGCAGAGGTCTACCTGAAGCTTGAGTATATGAATCCGGGCAGCAGCGTAAAAGACCGTATTGCTCTTTCGATGATTGAAGCCGCTGAACGTGACGGCAACCTGAAGGAAGGTGACACAATCATTGAGCCGACAAGTGGTAACACAGGGATCGGTCTTGCGATGATTGCTGCAGCGAAAGGTTACCGTTCAGTGCTCGTCATGCCGGAGACGATGAGTATGGAAAGAAGAAATCTGCTGCGCGCATATGGTGCAGAGCTCGTACTGACACCGGGCCCGGACGGAATGAAGGGTGCCATTAAAAAAGCAGAAGAGCTTGCAGCAGAAAAAGGGTACTTTATGCCTCAGCAGTTCAAAAATGAAGCAAACCCTGAAATCCACCGCCGCACAACGGGTAAAGAAATCGTTGAACAAATGGAGCAGCTGGATGCTTTCGTATCTGGAATCGGTACCGGCGGAACGATCACTGGTGCAGGTCAGGTGCTGAAAGATCACTATAAAGATGTGAAAATCTATGCGGTAGAGCCTGCAGATTCACCAATCCTGTCGGGTGGAAACCCTGGCCCTCATAAAATCCAGGGAATCGGTGCAGGATTTGTTCCTGATATTCTCGATACAAAAATTTATGATGAAGTCATTCAGGTAACCAATGACCAGTCATTTGAAACGGCAAGAAGAGCAGCAAGAGAAGAAGGTATTCTCGGTGGGATTTCATCCGGTGCAGCAATTTACGCAGCGCTTGAAGTCGCAAAGAAAATGGGTAAAGGTAAAAAAGTGCTGGCAGTGATTCCGAGTAACGGCGAACGCTACCTGAGCACACCGCTTTATCAGTTTGAAGATTGATGTTGATGGCAGTCCCTTGGCGGGGGCTGCTTTTTGTTTGGGTTATTAGTAGGTAGAAGGGTGTTCTTAGAATAGACGGTGATGTTCGTAGAATAACATGCTGTGTTCGTAGAAATGGCGTGTTGGTTCGTAGAATAAACAGGTTAGTTCTTAGAAAAACAGCCTTGGTTCGTAGAAAAGTACCTTTTGGACTATGCCCATTCTGTCTCGTTTCGAGCTGCCACACCCCAACAAAAAACCGGAACCCATCCCAAAGGACAAGTTCCGGCTCCAATTCTATTTAAGTCCGGCCAATCACACGGACTTCCTTCTCCAAATCAACACCAAATTTTTCTTTTACCGTCTTCTGAACATGCTTCACAAGGTTCAGGTAATCTTTCGCAGTTGCATCACCTTTATTTACGATAAATCCGGCATGCTTCAGTGACACCTGGGCGCCGCCGATCTGTACGCCCTGCAGGTTGGAATCCTGAATCAGTTTTCCTGCAAAGTGACCCGGTGGCCGTTTGAACACGCTGCCGCATGACGGGTATTCGAGCGGCTGCTTGGATTCGCGCAGGTATGTGAGCTCATCCATTTTTGCTTTGATGACGTGCTGTTCACCTTTTTCAAGAACGAACTCTGCCTCAAGCACAATCCAGTTTTTATCCGGAATTGCACTTGTGCGGTAATCAAATGCCATTTCTTCAGCGGGCAGTCTCTCAACGTCGCCTTCCGGAGTGAGGACGGTTACGTGTGTGCACACATCCTTGATTTCTCCGCCGTAAGCGCCGGCATTCATATAGATGGCCCCACCGACACTTCCCGGAATCCCGCATGCGAATTCCAGTCCGCTCAGTGAGTGATCGTGTGCGGCTCTTGATACTTCAATGATCGGTGCGCCTGCCTGCACGGTGATTTGTTCATGGTCTATTGTCATGTTCGTTAGTGACGTGGTTAAAATAACGAGCCCTTCAATGCCGCCGTCCTGGATCAATACATTTGATCCGTTGCCGAGCACCATCCATGGGAGGTTATTTTTTTTCGCAAAGGTAACGGCTTTTGTCAATTCTTCAATTGACTCCGGAATGGCAAGGTAATCTGCATTCCCGCCGATTTTTGTATACGTATAATCTTTCAAAGGTACATTCTTTTGAATCATATTGTGCCTCCTGTGTAATTCTGCTTTCTGTAAGTATAGTCACAGTTTGCAAGGGACGTTCGCGATTTAGATTAAAACCGGCTGCTGATTTCCGCGTTTTGACGCTTCCATCACAGCTGTGCCGATTCATCGTTACATACAAAAGCTCCTCCTGCAGAAAAGAGCCTGCTGAAAGGAGCCGCTTTAATGAATAAAGTATATGGAAATTATGCGAAAACGTCAATTTTTTATCAGATGTCCCTGTACCACCTGATGAATTGTTTCGTGTATGATTGAGAAAGAGTCTGCTACTGGGAGTGAAACTTCTTGAGTTCATATACAATTACTTATCAAACGACTAAAACAACTTTAGATACATTTTATTATACAACGCAGAAAATGGCTGCGCATGAGGAACGCCACCTGTTTTTAGAAAGTGGCAGGGGCGGCCGTTACAGTATTGCGGGCATAAAGCCATTCGCCTGGGCGAGCGGGAAGAATGACCGGCTTTCTGTTTTTGAAAACGGTGAAGAAACAACGCTTGAGGGAGACGTGCTGAAAAGTCTGCTTGAGTGGATGTCCCCATATCGTACGGAGCCGATTGCGGAGCTTCCGGATTTTCAGGGAGGTGCGATCGGCTATATCAGCTATGATTATGTGCGTTCAATTGAAAAACTGCCTGCATCTGCAGAGGATGACCTCGGACTGCCGGATGTATGCTTTTTAATTTTTGATGAATGGATGGTCTTTGATCATGAGACTGGAACGCTTTATTTTATGGTGCTGCATCATTACGCTGAGCCTGCGGATGAAAAGCTTGAACATTTCGTGGATCAGTGGAAATCATCTGAAACATCAGCTGCGCCTGAGCGAACCGCGCCGCGCGAAAGTGCTGATGACATGACAGTCTCGATGGAAGAAGCATCATTCTGTGAAGCGGCTGAAGCGATCCGTCAGTATATTGCGCAGGGTGATGTGTTTCAGGTAAACCTTTCTGTCCGTCAATCCAAGCCGCTTGCAGTGGAGGCGGCTGATGTGTACCGGGAAGTGCGTAAGCTGAACCCATCACCGTATATGTCTTACCTGCATTTGCCGGATATGCAGATTGCTTCTGCTTCCCCTGAGCTTTTAGTGAAAAAAGCAGGAACTGAGCTGAGCACACGACCGATTGCAGGGACGCGCTCCCGTGGAAAGACGCCTGAAGAGGATCAGTCACTTGCAAATGAACTGATTCATAATGAAAAAGAACGTGCTGAACACGTGATGCTTGTGGATCTTGAGCGCAATGATCTTGGCAGAGTGAGTCAGTATGGCAGTGTGGAAGTGAACGAATTCATGGTCATTGAAAAGTACTCACACGTGATGCATATTGTCTCGAACGTCCGCGGCACACTGGATGAACAGTATGATGAAGCGGATGTGATCAGAGCGGTATTTCCGGGAGGTACGATTACAGGTGCACCGAAAGTCCGTACGATGGAAATCATTGAAGAGCTTGAGCCGGTGAGAAGGGGGCTGTATACGGGCTCAATCGGCTGGATCGGCTTTAACGGAGATCTGGAATTAAATATCGTAATCCGTACCATGCTTGTAAAAGATGGACAGGCCCATGTGCAGGCAGGGGCAGGCGTTGTCATAGATTCCCACCCGAAACGGGAATATAAAGAGTCGCTTAAAAAAGCACGTGCGCTCTGGCAGGCAAAAGATCAGGCGGAAGGAGTGACATCGCAGTGATTTTAATGATTGATAACTATGATTCATTTACGTATAACCTTGTTCAATTTTTAGGTGAGCTTGGAGAAGAGCTTGTCGTAAAGCGTAATGACGAGATCACGATTGAAGAAATTGAAGAGCTGAATCCTGATTTCCTGATGATTTCACCGGGGCCGTGCAGCCCGGATGAAGCGGGAATCAGCCTTGAAGCAATCCGGGCGTTTGCCGGTAAAATTCCGATTTTCGGCGTATGTCTCGGTCATCAGTCGATCGCACAGGTGTTTGGCGGTAATGTTGTACGTGCAACACGCCTGATGCACGGCAAAACGTCAGAAATGTATCACGATGGAAAAGGTGTCTATCAGGATCTGCCGATGCCGTTTACTGCGACGCGCTATCATTCACTGATCGTAGAAAAGCACACGCTGCCGGATGAGTTACTCATTACGTCCTGGACCGATCAGGGTGAAATCATGGGGATCCGCCATCAGACACTTGCGGTTGAAGGCGTACAGTTCCATCCGGAATCCATTATGACCGACCAGGGTAAAAAACTGCTACGGAATTTCCTTGATGCTTACCGCGTCCGCGAGGCAGAAAGCGTATGAAGCTCTGGTTAAATGGAGAAATCATAGAGGAAGCAGACGCGCGTATCTCACCGTTTGATCACGGCTTTTTGTACGGGATGGGTGCATTCGAGACGTTCCGCACCTATAATGGGTATCCCTTTTTAATTGGGGATCATCTGCAAAGGCTGCAGTTTGCGTTTGGTGAGATGGGAATCGAAGCTAAATTGACGACAGCTGGAATCAAGCAGATGGTGAGTGAGCTGAGAGAGGCGAACGGCGGTGCAGACGGCTACTTCCGTTTAAATGTGTCTGCCGGTGTAAGAGGGATCGGACTTGATCCATCCCCTTACACGGAGCCAATGGTTATGCTGCTTCAAAAACCGCTGACCCCTCCGCCTGCTGAACGTCACGCACAGTGGCTGAAGCTGCGCCGCAATACACCTGAGACAGAAATCAGACTGAAATCGCATCATTATTTTAATAACCTGGCTGCGAGAAAGGAAGTAACGGATTCGAAAACAGAAGGCATCTTCCTCACTGAAGACGGTGTGATTTCAGAAGGACTCGCATCAAACGTCTACTGGGTTAAGGACGGTACGCTTTATACGCCGGACCTTTCAACCGGTATGCTTGAAGGGATCACAAGAAAAATGGTCCTTGCACTTGCGCGGGCTGGCGGCATTCCAGTAAAAGAGGGTCGCTTCACACCGGAAGAAGCACAAGGAGCAGATGAATGGTTTTTATCAAATTCCATACAGGAAATTGTTCCGATCACACGTTTTGAAGGTCAGGACTTCCCTGGAGATGGACCTGTTTACACTCAGTTGAAATCTGAGTATCAGCAAAAGACAAATCTTGAGATAGCGTCAGTTGAATGAGGTGAATCAAATGAAGGCGGGAGCGTATACGCTGGATTTTACGAAGAAAACATATGTAATGGGAATTTTAAATACAACGCCCGATTCATTTTCAGATGGGGGCAGGTTCAATACAGTAGATGCAGCCGTTGCGCATGCGAAGCAAATGGCTGAAGACGGCGCTGACATCATCGATATTGGCGGCGAGTCAACGAGACCGGGTTATACACCGGTATCAGTTGAAGAAGAGATCGAGCGGGTAGTACCTGTCATCGAAGCGGTGCGCCGTGAAGTGGATCTTCCTATCTCGATCGACACGTTTAAAGCGCAAACAGCAGAAGCGGCTGTAAAAGCAGGAGCACAGATCATCAATGACATCTGGGGTGCAAAATATGACCCTGCTATCGCGGATGTGGCTGCAAAACACAACGTGCCGATTATCTTAATGCATAACCGGGAAAAGCGTGACTATGAGCATTTTCTTACTGACGTCATGCGTGACCTTGAAGAGAGTATTTCGATTGCAAAATCAGCCGGGGTTACAGATGAACAGATCATATTAGATCCGGGCGTCGGTTTTGCCAAGTCATTTGAACAAAACGTTGAAGTGACAAGGGAGGTAGACCGCATTGTTGCAATGGGCTATCCTGTGCTGCTCGGTACATCACGCAAATCGATGATCGGCAATATTCTGGATCTCCCGGCAGCAGAGCGTACTGAAGGAACGGGCGCGACCGTGTGCTACGGCGTACAGAAAGGCTGCCACATCGTCCGCGTTCATGATGTAAAAGAAATTGTCCGCATGACCCGTGTAATGGATGCATTAATCGGAAAGGGTGAATGAAATGGATAAAATCAAGGTAAATGAAATGGAGTTTTACGGCTACCACGGTGTATTTACTGAAGAAACAAAGCTTGGCCAGCGCTTCCGCGTGAATGCGGTACTAGAGCTGGACCTGTCAAAATCAGCTAAGTCAGATAACGTGGATGACTCCATCAATTACGCAGATGTCTATAACGTGTGTAAAGAAATTGTGGAAGGCGAGCCGCTGAAGCTTGTAGAGGCAGTTGCTGATAGAATCGCTTCCCGCATGCTGAAAGAATTCGATTTATTAGAACGTGTAACGATTGAAGTGGTGAAGCCTGACCCGCCAATACCAGGTCACTACAATTCGGTTGCCATCGAACTGACCCGGAGCAGAGGCTGAATGCATACAGCCTATTTATCCCTTGGCTCTAACATTGGTGAATCAAAAGAAAATCTTCAGGAAGCAGTGAAGCTGCTCGATAGCGTTCCTTCTATAGAAGTGAAAAGCGTTTCTTCCATTTATGAAACAGACCCGGTCGGCTATACAGACCAGCAAGTGTTTTTGAATATTGCCGTTGCAGTGAAGACTGAGCTGACTGCTGAAGATTTACTGAATAAAGCGCAGGAAATCGAGCAATCCCTTGGGCGTGAGCGGAAAGTTCACTGGGGACCCCGTATTATAGACCTTGACATTTTGCTATACAATACAGACAATATACAATCAGAAAGGCTGACCGTTCCGCATCCGTATATGCACGAACGCAGCTTCGTTCTTGTTCCATTAAATGAAATTGCCCCTGAAGCTGTGCACCCTTTAACAGGAAGTACAGTCAGTGAGCTCCTGCAGTACACTGGCAGTGAAGGCGTTCGTCTATGGAAAGAAACTGTCTATCAGCGCAAAGAGAACTTTTTAGCGCTCTAAGATAAAACTGCCGTTTAACTCAGGCAGTTTTTTTGTGGAGAAGGCGTTCGTATGGGAAAAAAGCCTTTAGGGGTGTACGCACGATTTATATTGTGTAAAATAGACAAGTATTCAAAAAGAACAGAGATATTATTTGAATCATAGATAAATCATCGAAAAGGAGTGACGAACATGAGTCAGGAAGAATTGAATGACCAGTTCCGCGTCAGACGCGAAAAAATGGAAGCAATACGTGAACAGGGTAACGATCCGTTCGGTAAACGCTTCGACCGTACACATGCTTCAGAAGAAATCAAATCACAATTTGGTGAGCTTTCAAAAGAAGACCTCGATGAAACAACGCACGAGGTAACAGTTGCAGGCCGTATCATGACCAAGCGTGGAAAAGGTAAAGCAGGCTTTGCGCATATCCAGGATCTTCAGGGTCAAATCCAGCTTTATGTCCGTA from Jeotgalibacillus haloalkalitolerans carries:
- a CDS encoding peptidyl-prolyl cis-trans isomerase, encoding MAEVRKRRLKAKPLLYIIGFLMVTNLIFLIGWITKDGAPPSAEAEVVAQVGDDEITRQEWLHAIEVRHGKEVLQQLINQSVMEQSAENYDVAVSEEELDQELSMLRSVLNVYDQASLPNEDVLKQELKTELILEKLITTEAELSEEDLRTYYEENESLYSVPAMYRLSQIVVPTQEDADKALEELENGSSFEAVARERSIDPVTASQGGQLGFIPENTDTVDTAILDAAESVSPGEYSDAFQTADGLTIVYLHEEVPGVDFEFEEVRGKIERQLALEQMSTPVTAESFWDEYSIDWFYGPVE
- the pabC gene encoding aminodeoxychorismate lyase, coding for MKLWLNGEIIEEADARISPFDHGFLYGMGAFETFRTYNGYPFLIGDHLQRLQFAFGEMGIEAKLTTAGIKQMVSELREANGGADGYFRLNVSAGVRGIGLDPSPYTEPMVMLLQKPLTPPPAERHAQWLKLRRNTPETEIRLKSHHYFNNLAARKEVTDSKTEGIFLTEDGVISEGLASNVYWVKDGTLYTPDLSTGMLEGITRKMVLALARAGGIPVKEGRFTPEEAQGADEWFLSNSIQEIVPITRFEGQDFPGDGPVYTQLKSEYQQKTNLEIASVE
- the cysK gene encoding cysteine synthase A; its protein translation is MVRIANNISELVGQTPIVKLNRLTDENSAEVYLKLEYMNPGSSVKDRIALSMIEAAERDGNLKEGDTIIEPTSGNTGIGLAMIAAAKGYRSVLVMPETMSMERRNLLRAYGAELVLTPGPDGMKGAIKKAEELAAEKGYFMPQQFKNEANPEIHRRTTGKEIVEQMEQLDAFVSGIGTGGTITGAGQVLKDHYKDVKIYAVEPADSPILSGGNPGPHKIQGIGAGFVPDILDTKIYDEVIQVTNDQSFETARRAAREEGILGGISSGAAIYAALEVAKKMGKGKKVLAVIPSNGERYLSTPLYQFED
- the folK gene encoding 2-amino-4-hydroxy-6-hydroxymethyldihydropteridine diphosphokinase yields the protein MHTAYLSLGSNIGESKENLQEAVKLLDSVPSIEVKSVSSIYETDPVGYTDQQVFLNIAVAVKTELTAEDLLNKAQEIEQSLGRERKVHWGPRIIDLDILLYNTDNIQSERLTVPHPYMHERSFVLVPLNEIAPEAVHPLTGSTVSELLQYTGSEGVRLWKETVYQRKENFLAL
- the folB gene encoding dihydroneopterin aldolase, which codes for MDKIKVNEMEFYGYHGVFTEETKLGQRFRVNAVLELDLSKSAKSDNVDDSINYADVYNVCKEIVEGEPLKLVEAVADRIASRMLKEFDLLERVTIEVVKPDPPIPGHYNSVAIELTRSRG
- a CDS encoding anthranilate synthase component I family protein → MTYQTTKTTLDTFYYTTQKMAAHEERHLFLESGRGGRYSIAGIKPFAWASGKNDRLSVFENGEETTLEGDVLKSLLEWMSPYRTEPIAELPDFQGGAIGYISYDYVRSIEKLPASAEDDLGLPDVCFLIFDEWMVFDHETGTLYFMVLHHYAEPADEKLEHFVDQWKSSETSAAPERTAPRESADDMTVSMEEASFCEAAEAIRQYIAQGDVFQVNLSVRQSKPLAVEAADVYREVRKLNPSPYMSYLHLPDMQIASASPELLVKKAGTELSTRPIAGTRSRGKTPEEDQSLANELIHNEKERAEHVMLVDLERNDLGRVSQYGSVEVNEFMVIEKYSHVMHIVSNVRGTLDEQYDEADVIRAVFPGGTITGAPKVRTMEIIEELEPVRRGLYTGSIGWIGFNGDLELNIVIRTMLVKDGQAHVQAGAGVVIDSHPKREYKESLKKARALWQAKDQAEGVTSQ
- the pabA gene encoding aminodeoxychorismate/anthranilate synthase component II, giving the protein MILMIDNYDSFTYNLVQFLGELGEELVVKRNDEITIEEIEELNPDFLMISPGPCSPDEAGISLEAIRAFAGKIPIFGVCLGHQSIAQVFGGNVVRATRLMHGKTSEMYHDGKGVYQDLPMPFTATRYHSLIVEKHTLPDELLITSWTDQGEIMGIRHQTLAVEGVQFHPESIMTDQGKKLLRNFLDAYRVREAESV
- the folP gene encoding dihydropteroate synthase translates to MKAGAYTLDFTKKTYVMGILNTTPDSFSDGGRFNTVDAAVAHAKQMAEDGADIIDIGGESTRPGYTPVSVEEEIERVVPVIEAVRREVDLPISIDTFKAQTAEAAVKAGAQIINDIWGAKYDPAIADVAAKHNVPIILMHNREKRDYEHFLTDVMRDLEESISIAKSAGVTDEQIILDPGVGFAKSFEQNVEVTREVDRIVAMGYPVLLGTSRKSMIGNILDLPAAERTEGTGATVCYGVQKGCHIVRVHDVKEIVRMTRVMDALIGKGE